DNA sequence from the Methanosarcinales archaeon genome:
TGGCTGACTTCTATGAGAAAGTAGCAGGCCGGGTTGACCCAAAACTGGCAGCAGTATGGACCGCAGATGTACTTAAAGGTGAACTGAATTACCGTGATATTGGTATTGATGCCTTTAAGACTGAAGATATAGTCCAACTAGTGAGTCTGCTTTCTGAGGATAAGATCACTGAGCAGAGCGGCATTCAGATCATCCGAACCATTCTGAATGAAGGGGGCAGTCCGGATAATATAATTGAGGCAGAAGGTCTACTGAAGGCTGAAGGGGATATAGTAACCAATGCGGTCGAAGAAGCTATTTCCGAGAACCCACAACCTGTAGCTGATTATCAGAACGGCAAACCAGAAGCATTGAACTTCGTAGTGGGACAGGTAATGAAGAAGACCAAGGGCAGGGCCGATGCAAAATTGGTACGCGAATTGATCTTGCAGAAGATTTAAATTATATTACTGCAGTATAGGAAATCATCATCCGACCTACAAACATATAAATTACATAGGCCATATTAATATAGCAAAAGTTATATAAATATTAAGGGGTTTTACACAAACATGAAAGAAGAACGATGGGGCAATATAGGTTCCAAATCTGCACACCTTACAAGCGTGCATCCCTGCTATAATGAGAAGATGCATTTCAAGACTGCCCGAATTCATCTACCTGTTGCTCCAAAATGCAATATTCAGTGCGGGTACTGTATTCGTAAGATCGATAAGTGCGAACACAGGCCTGGTGTGTCCAGCGGTGTTATTAAACCACAAGAGGCACTGGAGCGGGTGGACAAGTATGTTAAAGAGATGGAGAATTTAAAGGTTGTAGGTATTGCAGGTCCTGCCGAGGCTTTGGCTAATGAGGAGACGTTTGAGACCCTGCGGTTGGTCCATGAGAAATATCCTGACCTGATCAAATGTATTGCAACTAACGGTTTACTTCTAAGTGAAAGGGTTGACGACCTGAAGGCTGTTGGTGTAACCAGTGTGACCGTGACTGTGAATGCTGTGAATCCCGAGACTGCTGCCAAGATATACCATTGGGTGCGGTACCACGATAAGACCTATAAGGGTCTGGAAGCTGCAGAACTGCTGGTTAAAAAGCAGTGGGAAGGCATTAAAGCTGCTACTGAGGCTGGGCTGCTTGTTAAAACAAATACGGTATTACTGCCTGAGATCAATATGGAAGAGATCGAGGAAATTGCCAAAAAGGCTGCTGGATATGGTGTTGCCATCATGAATATCATTCCCCTGATTCCGTTATACGATTTTGAGCTTAGCGAACCACCATCATGCGAGGATCTGAATCTGGTGCGTACCCTGGCTGAGGAATATTTACCCCAGTTCAGGCTGTGCCAGCAGTGCAGAGCTGATGCGGTGGGCGTACCAGGTGAGGAACCGTGCGGGTCTCCGGTGCAGAAGCGGGCGCAGAGTGAGTATTTCCACGGGTGAATTAAGAGAGGGAAATAATACCGGAAATTATTTCGTGCTTATGAAGGCGATGGAATCCGTATCAACTTCTTTAGAATTTGGATAAATATAAGATAGGCTTATATGTCTCTGATGTCTAAAATATAAGAAGTTGATTTTATAAAATTCTAAAAGGGGGTTTAATAATGGAATTCAAAAAGGGATTAATTTCTGGGATTATAGCAGCAATAGTATTGATGTTAATTTTCTTTATCATAAATATGGTCACCAAAACAGGCGAATGGTACAGCACAACGTTTCCCGAAATGATGACCGCCGAAGCAATGTGGACCGGGGCACTTTCCATATTGTTGACAG
Encoded proteins:
- a CDS encoding radical SAM protein, which produces MKEERWGNIGSKSAHLTSVHPCYNEKMHFKTARIHLPVAPKCNIQCGYCIRKIDKCEHRPGVSSGVIKPQEALERVDKYVKEMENLKVVGIAGPAEALANEETFETLRLVHEKYPDLIKCIATNGLLLSERVDDLKAVGVTSVTVTVNAVNPETAAKIYHWVRYHDKTYKGLEAAELLVKKQWEGIKAATEAGLLVKTNTVLLPEINMEEIEEIAKKAAGYGVAIMNIIPLIPLYDFELSEPPSCEDLNLVRTLAEEYLPQFRLCQQCRADAVGVPGEEPCGSPVQKRAQSEYFHG